In a genomic window of Cytobacillus sp. FSL H8-0458:
- the scpA gene encoding methylmalonyl-CoA mutase — protein sequence MADKPDFKSLDIHKVKQSAKNEWKRKAEEEINSSIDNLLFETNERIQIKPLYTNEDLKDMEHLNDKPGLPPYTRGPYSTMYVNRPWTVRQYAGFSTAEESNAFYRRNLAMGQKGLSVAFDLATHRGYDSDHPRVEGDVGKAGVAIDSILDMKTLFDGIPLDQMSVSMTMNGAVLPVMAFYIVTAEEQGVSQEKLSGTIQNDILKEYMVRNTYIYPPEMSMKIIADIFEYTSKYMPKFNSISISGYHMQEAGAPADIELAYTLADGLEYVRTGLKAGIDIDSFAPRLSFFWAIGMNYFMEVAKMRAARYIWAKMMKTFEPGNPKSMALRTHSQTSGWSLTEQDPFNNVTRTLLEAHAAAMGHTQSLHTNALDEAIALPTDFSARIARNTQLYLQEETGITNVIDPWGGSYYVEALTGQLIKRAWEHIEEIENLGGMARAIETGLPKMRIEEAAARRQAQIDSGKETIIGVNKYRLEKEEPIDILDIDNTAVRLKQIEKLERLKASRDNEKVAEAMEAITKAAESGEGNLLELAVNAARVRATLGEISEAIEKVASRHKAIIRSISGVYSSAFSNEEEIAEVKQMTDEFLENEGRRPRILIAKMGQDGHDRGAKVISTAFADLGFDVDIGPLFQTPEETALQAVENDVHVIGISSLAAGHKTLLPQLAAELKKLDREDIIVVIGGVIPAQDYQYLYEHGASAIFGPGTVIPVAAQKVIREIYSRLGYEEVTQ from the coding sequence ATGGCCGATAAACCAGATTTTAAAAGCCTGGATATTCATAAAGTGAAACAATCAGCAAAGAATGAGTGGAAAAGGAAAGCGGAGGAAGAGATCAATTCATCCATCGATAATCTTCTTTTTGAAACAAATGAGAGGATACAAATAAAGCCGCTGTACACAAATGAAGACCTAAAAGATATGGAGCACTTAAACGATAAGCCGGGGCTTCCTCCATATACAAGGGGACCTTATTCAACCATGTATGTGAACAGGCCCTGGACTGTACGTCAATATGCCGGCTTTTCTACTGCAGAGGAAAGCAATGCTTTCTACCGGCGCAATCTTGCCATGGGGCAAAAGGGTTTATCAGTCGCTTTTGATCTTGCCACCCATAGAGGCTATGATTCTGATCATCCAAGAGTCGAAGGGGACGTAGGGAAAGCTGGCGTGGCCATTGATTCCATCCTGGACATGAAGACACTGTTTGATGGGATCCCTTTAGATCAAATGTCTGTATCTATGACGATGAATGGAGCAGTTTTGCCTGTTATGGCTTTTTATATTGTCACAGCGGAAGAGCAGGGAGTGAGCCAGGAGAAGCTTTCGGGAACGATCCAGAATGATATTCTAAAAGAATATATGGTGCGCAACACCTATATATATCCGCCGGAAATGTCTATGAAGATCATTGCCGATATATTTGAATATACATCAAAATACATGCCGAAGTTCAATAGCATCAGCATCTCGGGCTATCATATGCAGGAAGCGGGTGCACCTGCTGATATTGAGCTTGCCTATACGCTCGCAGATGGACTCGAATATGTAAGAACTGGACTTAAAGCCGGAATAGATATTGATTCTTTTGCACCGAGACTCTCGTTTTTCTGGGCTATCGGCATGAACTACTTTATGGAAGTGGCAAAAATGAGGGCAGCCCGCTACATTTGGGCAAAAATGATGAAGACCTTCGAACCCGGTAATCCTAAATCAATGGCTCTTAGAACGCATTCTCAAACCTCAGGCTGGAGCTTGACCGAGCAGGACCCATTCAATAATGTAACAAGGACTCTTCTTGAAGCGCATGCAGCAGCGATGGGGCACACTCAATCCCTTCATACGAATGCATTGGACGAAGCCATCGCGTTGCCGACGGATTTTTCAGCCCGTATAGCGAGAAATACACAGCTGTACCTTCAGGAGGAAACAGGTATCACGAACGTAATTGATCCATGGGGCGGTTCTTATTATGTCGAAGCTTTAACAGGTCAGTTAATTAAGCGCGCCTGGGAGCATATTGAAGAAATCGAGAATCTTGGCGGAATGGCCAGGGCAATTGAGACAGGATTGCCAAAAATGAGAATCGAAGAAGCGGCCGCCAGAAGGCAGGCACAAATCGATTCAGGAAAAGAAACTATTATTGGGGTGAATAAATACCGGCTGGAAAAAGAAGAGCCGATTGACATTCTGGACATCGACAACACAGCTGTACGATTGAAGCAGATCGAAAAGCTGGAGCGGCTAAAGGCCTCCCGCGATAATGAGAAAGTTGCTGAGGCCATGGAGGCTATTACAAAAGCTGCTGAATCAGGAGAAGGTAACCTTCTTGAGCTTGCAGTAAATGCAGCACGGGTTAGAGCCACTCTTGGCGAAATTTCCGAAGCAATTGAAAAAGTGGCCAGCCGCCATAAAGCGATTATTCGTTCAATCAGCGGCGTGTACAGTTCTGCTTTTTCCAATGAAGAAGAAATTGCAGAAGTTAAGCAGATGACAGATGAATTCCTTGAAAATGAAGGAAGAAGACCGCGGATTCTGATTGCTAAGATGGGACAGGATGGCCATGATAGAGGAGCAAAAGTCATTTCAACAGCCTTTGCCGATCTTGGCTTTGATGTTGATATCGGCCCTCTGTTCCAGACTCCGGAAGAAACAGCTCTTCAGGCGGTTGAAAATGACGTTCATGTCATTGGCATCAGTTCACTTGCTGCAGGCCATAAAACCCTTCTGCCGCAGCTTGCTGCTGAACTGAAGAAACTGGATAGGGAAGATATTATTGTAGTCATCGGCGGGGTTATTCCGGCACAGGATTATCAATATTTATATGAGCATGGTGCTTCTGCCATTTTTGGCCCGGGCACTGTCATTCCAGTGGCTGCCCAAAAGGTCATCAGGGAGATATACAGCCGTCTGGGGTACGAGGAAGTGACCCAGTAA
- the mce gene encoding methylmalonyl-CoA epimerase, whose amino-acid sequence MIKKVDHIGIAVRSIDEALPFYTETLKLEFLGIEEVDSQGVKVAFIQAGKTKLELLEPTSEESPIAKFIEKRGEGLHHVALGVDSIQERINEMKEQGIRMLQDEPKIGAGGAHVAFMHPKSTGGILYEFCEKKGLK is encoded by the coding sequence ATGATTAAGAAGGTGGATCATATTGGAATTGCTGTCAGGTCTATTGATGAAGCGCTTCCATTCTATACTGAAACGCTTAAGCTTGAGTTTCTAGGAATAGAGGAAGTAGACAGCCAGGGAGTAAAGGTGGCGTTTATTCAAGCGGGGAAAACGAAACTTGAGCTGCTGGAGCCGACAAGTGAAGAAAGCCCAATTGCCAAGTTTATAGAAAAGCGGGGCGAAGGGCTGCATCATGTAGCACTGGGAGTTGACAGCATACAAGAACGTATAAACGAAATGAAGGAACAGGGTATCAGGATGCTGCAGGATGAACCTAAGATTGGAGCGGGCGGTGCCCATGTAGCTTTTATGCATCCGAAATCAACAGGCGGTATTTTATATGAATTCTGTGAAAAGAAAGGATTGAAATAA
- a CDS encoding transporter substrate-binding domain-containing protein, producing the protein MKKVIMIALSILLVGVLAACGTSEEASTKSGSGENSDKKVLTMGTSADYPPFEYVDSAKGEEIIGFDVDLAKAIAGKLGYEIQVKDMDFNGLIPALETSQVDFVLAGMTPTEERKENVDFSDVYYTASHMIVSKKGSGIESLEDLDGKTIGVQLASIQADKAEEIAETVDMTVENRNRIPELIQEIMAGRFDAAMIEDTVAKGYFEKNKDLAGFTIEEAETEAGSAIAFPKGSELTEKFNAELLKMKENGELEELIVKWFDNK; encoded by the coding sequence ATGAAAAAAGTCATCATGATTGCTTTAAGCATACTTTTAGTTGGCGTATTAGCTGCATGCGGCACAAGTGAAGAAGCCAGCACTAAAAGCGGCTCAGGGGAAAACTCAGATAAAAAAGTATTAACAATGGGTACGTCAGCGGATTATCCGCCATTTGAATATGTAGATTCAGCAAAAGGGGAAGAAATCATCGGATTTGATGTGGATTTGGCCAAAGCGATCGCTGGAAAATTGGGCTATGAAATCCAAGTGAAGGATATGGACTTTAACGGACTGATCCCTGCACTGGAAACGAGCCAGGTTGATTTTGTTTTAGCAGGTATGACTCCTACTGAAGAGCGTAAAGAAAACGTTGATTTCAGCGATGTATATTATACAGCGAGCCACATGATTGTTTCTAAAAAAGGCAGCGGAATTGAATCATTGGAAGATTTAGACGGAAAAACAATAGGTGTGCAGCTTGCCTCTATTCAGGCAGATAAGGCAGAAGAAATTGCTGAAACAGTTGATATGACTGTGGAAAACCGTAACCGCATCCCTGAATTAATTCAGGAAATTATGGCAGGCCGATTTGATGCAGCCATGATTGAAGACACAGTTGCTAAAGGATATTTTGAAAAAAATAAAGACCTTGCCGGTTTCACCATTGAAGAAGCTGAAACTGAGGCAGGTTCTGCCATTGCTTTTCCTAAAGGCAGTGAATTAACTGAAAAATTTAATGCAGAGCTTTTGAAGATGAAAGAAAACGGTGAATTGGAAGAACTGATCGTAAAATGGTTTGACAACAAATAA
- the meaB gene encoding methylmalonyl Co-A mutase-associated GTPase MeaB: MTENKKPEWFDEEKAESFTSTVRSGVDSGEPKQKFEKIGRFQKKSASLPDLNVLEEGIMSGSRPVLARAITLIESNAEHHFRHAQELLHRLLPHSGRSLRIGITGVPGAGKSTFIESFGTYLCDAGLKVAVLAVDPSSSLSGGSILGDKTRMEQLSRNPRAFIRPSPSAGKLGGVHRKTRETMLLCEAAGFDVILVETVGVGQSEVIVREMVDFFMLLTLTGAGDELQGMKKGIMELADAVIVNKADGSNKKLAEKTKAEYNRILHFLQPATKGWQSEAYTCSSVFNEGIPEIWNMIKTFENTAKTSGVFEERRRFQAKQWIHSMILDQLQFSFFYHPAIKPLLPKIENEVIAGNRTVTSAVEELFNLYTKR, from the coding sequence ATGACTGAGAATAAAAAACCGGAATGGTTTGATGAAGAAAAGGCAGAAAGTTTTACAAGCACCGTGCGCAGTGGTGTGGATTCAGGTGAGCCGAAGCAGAAATTCGAGAAAATAGGCAGGTTTCAAAAAAAATCTGCCTCTCTGCCGGATCTTAACGTTCTTGAAGAAGGCATCATGAGTGGCAGCAGACCTGTTCTTGCACGAGCGATCACTCTGATTGAAAGTAACGCAGAGCATCATTTTCGCCATGCACAGGAACTCCTGCACAGGCTTCTGCCTCATTCAGGGCGATCGCTCAGGATTGGGATAACCGGAGTGCCGGGGGCAGGAAAGAGCACGTTCATTGAATCTTTTGGGACCTATCTATGTGATGCTGGTTTGAAAGTAGCTGTGCTCGCTGTAGATCCAAGCTCAAGCTTAAGCGGCGGCAGCATCCTTGGCGATAAAACAAGAATGGAGCAGCTATCAAGAAACCCGCGTGCTTTCATAAGACCTTCTCCTTCAGCAGGGAAACTGGGAGGAGTACACAGAAAAACAAGAGAGACCATGCTGCTGTGTGAAGCAGCAGGCTTTGATGTTATTCTCGTTGAAACAGTCGGTGTGGGACAAAGTGAAGTCATTGTCAGGGAAATGGTGGACTTTTTTATGCTTTTAACATTGACCGGGGCAGGGGATGAACTGCAGGGAATGAAAAAGGGCATTATGGAACTGGCTGATGCGGTAATTGTCAATAAAGCCGATGGAAGCAATAAAAAATTGGCCGAGAAAACAAAAGCTGAGTATAACCGTATCCTTCACTTTCTTCAGCCAGCTACTAAAGGATGGCAATCGGAAGCTTATACCTGCTCATCTGTTTTTAACGAAGGCATCCCTGAGATCTGGAATATGATAAAAACGTTTGAAAACACGGCAAAGACATCAGGAGTTTTTGAAGAAAGAAGAAGGTTCCAGGCAAAACAATGGATCCATTCCATGATCCTGGATCAGCTTCAATTCAGCTTTTTTTATCATCCTGCCATAAAACCGCTCCTTCCAAAAATCGAAAACGAGGTCATCGCAGGAAACAGGACGGTTACATCTGCAGTTGAAGAATTGTTTAATCTTTATACAAAAAGGTAG
- a CDS encoding amino acid ABC transporter permease produces MNLDFQQFIPSLPYILKGIGVTLQIVSMAGILGFVLGIILSFFKISKFKFLGWIADAYTSVFRGTPLVLQLMLIYYGSPQLIGYKIDPSTAAVLSFGLNSAAYISEIIRAGILAVDKGQSEAAMALGVPYRPAMMDIILPQAMKNILPALMNEFITLTKESAIVTVIGVTDVMRRAYIVGGEKFSYFEPILIAGLIYYIMVMVLTVLGKGIERRMRRSD; encoded by the coding sequence GTGAATCTGGATTTTCAGCAGTTCATTCCCTCCCTTCCATATATACTTAAAGGCATTGGCGTCACGCTGCAAATTGTGTCTATGGCAGGCATACTGGGTTTTGTATTAGGTATTATTCTATCATTCTTTAAAATTAGCAAATTTAAATTTCTTGGCTGGATTGCAGATGCCTACACATCCGTTTTTAGAGGAACACCTCTTGTTCTTCAGCTGATGCTCATCTATTATGGGTCACCCCAGCTGATCGGGTATAAAATTGATCCTTCCACAGCTGCCGTCCTGTCTTTTGGGCTTAATTCAGCGGCCTATATTTCGGAGATTATCAGGGCGGGAATTTTGGCGGTGGATAAAGGGCAAAGTGAAGCGGCAATGGCACTGGGCGTTCCATACAGGCCGGCCATGATGGATATCATACTTCCGCAGGCAATGAAAAACATTTTGCCTGCTTTAATGAACGAGTTTATTACTCTAACAAAAGAGTCTGCGATCGTAACAGTCATTGGGGTAACAGACGTGATGCGCCGGGCTTACATCGTGGGAGGCGAAAAGTTTTCCTACTTCGAACCGATACTGATTGCCGGGCTGATTTATTACATTATGGTTATGGTTCTGACTGTGCTCGGAAAAGGAATTGAAAGGAGAATGAGACGCAGTGATTAA
- the prli42 gene encoding stressosome-associated protein Prli42: MSKTLLKIERLFNLMILSKIRVRIGTRRHRMSNKKLAKVIVYLMIFAMLASTLIMGMAMFL, translated from the coding sequence ATGTCGAAAACCCTTTTAAAAATTGAGCGGTTGTTCAATTTGATGATTCTTAGTAAAATAAGAGTAAGAATTGGGACGAGGAGGCATAGAATGTCAAATAAGAAACTAGCGAAAGTAATTGTCTATCTAATGATATTTGCGATGCTCGCATCTACCCTCATTATGGGTATGGCGATGTTTTTATAA
- a CDS encoding BrxA/BrxB family bacilliredoxin — translation MNMDFNLFMNDVVRQARQEITHAGFTELTTPDEVDEALNKKGTTLVMVNSVCGCAGGIARPAAMHSLHYDKRPDNLVTVFAGQDKEATEKARSYFTGYPPSSPSFALLKDGELCTMIERHEIEGHEPMAVVQKLQDAFEKYCEEL, via the coding sequence TTGAATATGGATTTTAATTTATTTATGAATGACGTTGTCAGGCAGGCGCGTCAGGAAATAACACATGCCGGCTTTACTGAATTAACGACACCGGATGAAGTGGATGAGGCCCTTAATAAAAAGGGAACAACACTTGTAATGGTGAACTCTGTCTGCGGATGTGCAGGCGGAATTGCCCGTCCTGCGGCCATGCACTCCCTGCATTATGATAAACGCCCTGACAATTTGGTTACGGTATTTGCGGGACAGGATAAAGAAGCAACTGAAAAAGCTAGATCTTATTTTACAGGCTATCCGCCTTCATCACCATCTTTTGCACTTCTCAAAGATGGAGAGCTATGCACGATGATCGAGCGCCACGAAATCGAAGGCCATGAACCTATGGCAGTTGTCCAAAAACTGCAGGATGCCTTTGAGAAATATTGCGAAGAGCTTTAA
- a CDS encoding acyl-CoA carboxylase subunit beta — protein sequence MADIYEKINELYDRRREVELGGGDERIQKQHEKGKLTARERIDLLVDPGTFVELNPFIEHRSTDFGLENQKGPGDGVVTGYGKVNGRPIFLFSQDFTVFGGALGEMHAKKIANVMDLAAENGAPFVGLNDSGGARIQEGVVSLDGYGHIFYRNSIYSGVIPQISVIMGPCAGGAVYSPAITDFVFMVEKTSQMFITGPKVIETVTGEKISPEDLGGARVHNTISGNAHFRGESEEEVIGQVRSLLSYLPQNNEEKPPMSKWDEEDDYRPDLTDVIPFDALRPYDVRKVIEQVVDNDTFMEVQRDFAKNIVVGLARIKGETVGLVCNQPKVMAGGLDIDSSDKASRFIRFCDSFNIPLITFEDVTGFFPGVKQEHGGIIRHGAKILYAYSEATVPKLTVILRKAFGGAYVALNSKSIGADLVFAWPNAEVAVMGPQGAANIIFAREIQNSDDPEATRAQKIEEYREKFANPYVAASRGMVDDVIDPRETRIKLIQALEMLRNKKESRPHKKHGNIPL from the coding sequence ATGGCAGACATCTATGAGAAAATAAATGAGTTATACGACAGGCGCCGGGAAGTAGAACTGGGCGGAGGGGATGAGCGTATACAAAAACAGCATGAAAAAGGAAAATTGACTGCCCGGGAACGAATCGATTTATTAGTAGATCCGGGAACTTTCGTTGAGCTTAATCCATTTATTGAGCACCGCAGCACGGATTTTGGACTGGAAAACCAAAAAGGGCCTGGAGATGGTGTTGTAACTGGATATGGAAAGGTCAACGGACGTCCTATCTTCTTATTCTCCCAGGACTTTACCGTTTTTGGGGGCGCTCTCGGAGAAATGCATGCAAAAAAAATTGCCAATGTAATGGATTTAGCAGCTGAAAATGGAGCTCCATTTGTAGGCTTGAATGATTCCGGCGGCGCCAGAATTCAGGAAGGTGTTGTTTCCCTTGATGGGTATGGCCATATTTTCTACCGGAATTCCATTTATTCAGGAGTGATTCCGCAGATTTCAGTCATCATGGGGCCTTGTGCCGGTGGTGCAGTATATTCTCCGGCGATCACGGATTTTGTCTTTATGGTGGAAAAGACGAGCCAGATGTTCATAACCGGACCAAAAGTAATCGAAACAGTGACTGGGGAGAAAATTTCTCCTGAGGATCTTGGCGGTGCGCGTGTGCACAATACGATCAGCGGAAACGCTCACTTTAGAGGGGAGTCCGAAGAGGAAGTGATTGGGCAGGTGCGGAGTCTGTTAAGCTACCTTCCGCAGAATAACGAAGAAAAACCGCCTATGTCCAAATGGGATGAAGAAGATGATTACCGTCCGGATTTGACAGATGTTATTCCCTTTGATGCCCTTCGTCCATATGACGTTCGAAAAGTCATTGAACAGGTAGTGGATAACGATACTTTTATGGAGGTACAGCGCGACTTCGCTAAAAATATTGTAGTCGGCCTTGCCCGGATCAAGGGTGAAACGGTGGGACTTGTCTGCAATCAGCCGAAGGTGATGGCAGGAGGCCTTGATATAGATTCTTCTGATAAGGCTTCAAGATTTATCCGGTTCTGTGATTCCTTTAATATTCCACTTATAACATTTGAGGACGTTACAGGATTTTTCCCGGGTGTTAAACAGGAGCATGGCGGAATTATACGGCACGGAGCAAAGATTCTCTATGCATACTCAGAAGCAACCGTGCCAAAGCTTACTGTTATTTTAAGAAAAGCATTCGGAGGAGCTTACGTTGCGCTTAACAGTAAATCTATTGGCGCAGATCTTGTTTTTGCATGGCCGAATGCGGAAGTAGCCGTAATGGGTCCTCAAGGTGCAGCCAACATTATTTTTGCAAGGGAAATCCAGAATAGTGATGATCCCGAGGCCACCAGGGCACAAAAAATCGAAGAGTACAGAGAAAAGTTCGCCAATCCATATGTGGCAGCAAGCCGGGGCATGGTGGATGATGTCATCGATCCGCGCGAAACCAGAATCAAGCTCATACAGGCGCTTGAAATGCTTCGCAATAAAAAAGAAAGCAGGCCTCATAAAAAGCATGGGAATATCCCGCTATGA
- a CDS encoding L,D-transpeptidase, which translates to MLKFAAAAILFFSLSPIWPLGPNPLPGDPFLIVNKHTNEVAFLQDHKVQNVITAATGKTDDLTPEGLFSVTVKAADPYYRKKDIKGGDPRNPLGTRWIGFDAENTDGRIYGIHGTNDPSSIGRYVSNGCIRLQNEAVESLYESVPIGTKILVVTSAKSFEELGRDYGAIKKDN; encoded by the coding sequence ATGCTGAAGTTTGCTGCAGCGGCCATCCTGTTTTTTTCACTTTCCCCAATCTGGCCATTGGGTCCTAATCCGCTGCCTGGAGATCCATTTCTGATTGTCAATAAACACACAAATGAAGTTGCGTTTTTACAGGATCATAAAGTGCAGAATGTCATCACAGCTGCAACCGGCAAAACGGATGACCTTACACCGGAAGGGCTGTTCTCAGTGACTGTAAAGGCAGCTGATCCTTACTACAGAAAAAAGGACATAAAAGGCGGTGACCCCCGGAATCCGCTCGGCACAAGGTGGATTGGGTTTGACGCAGAAAATACTGATGGCAGAATCTATGGCATTCACGGGACGAACGATCCTTCGTCCATCGGCAGATATGTCTCCAATGGATGTATCAGATTGCAGAATGAGGCAGTCGAGTCGTTATATGAATCCGTGCCAATTGGAACAAAAATCCTAGTGGTCACCTCAGCTAAAAGTTTTGAGGAACTTGGAAGAGATTACGGTGCCATAAAAAAAGATAATTGA
- a CDS encoding amino acid ABC transporter ATP-binding protein, with amino-acid sequence MIKVENLHKHFGKLEVLKGISTNVKDGEVVAVIGPSGSGKSTFLRCINLLEMPTDGRIMINGQDITDKSTNIIKVRQNVGMVFQHFHLFPHKTALQNLTYAPMKVKGLSKSEAEKTGLELLEKVGLSAKAHEYPNRLSGGQKQRVAIARALAMQPEVMLFDEPTSALDPEMVKEVLDVMKNLAHTGMTMAIVTHEMGFAREVADRVLFLDGGELVEDSSPEEFFSNPKSERARDFLQKML; translated from the coding sequence GTGATTAAAGTGGAAAATTTGCATAAGCATTTCGGTAAACTTGAAGTTCTCAAAGGAATTTCAACCAATGTTAAAGATGGCGAAGTAGTGGCTGTAATAGGTCCGTCCGGTTCCGGTAAATCAACGTTCCTCCGCTGCATCAATCTCCTGGAAATGCCAACAGACGGCAGGATCATGATTAATGGGCAGGACATTACGGATAAAAGCACGAACATAATTAAAGTGCGCCAAAATGTGGGGATGGTGTTTCAGCATTTTCATTTATTCCCCCATAAAACTGCCCTGCAAAACCTGACCTATGCACCGATGAAGGTTAAGGGATTATCAAAATCGGAAGCTGAGAAAACAGGGCTCGAGCTTTTGGAGAAAGTAGGATTATCTGCCAAAGCACACGAATACCCCAATCGGTTATCCGGGGGGCAGAAACAAAGGGTTGCGATTGCAAGAGCTCTTGCCATGCAGCCTGAAGTTATGCTGTTTGATGAGCCAACATCTGCTCTTGACCCGGAAATGGTGAAAGAAGTGCTGGACGTTATGAAGAATTTAGCACATACTGGCATGACAATGGCGATTGTTACCCATGAAATGGGCTTTGCCCGTGAAGTGGCAGACAGGGTGCTGTTCCTGGATGGCGGTGAACTTGTAGAGGATTCCTCCCCTGAAGAATTTTTTTCTAATCCTAAGAGTGAACGTGCAAGGGATTTCTTGCAAAAAATGCTATAA
- a CDS encoding aromatic acid exporter family protein codes for MKYRIGYRTIKTAVGTSISIMIAQMLQLDNFVSAGILTILCIKVTKKKSLRASWDRFFACLLAMAFSSLFFEGIAYHPLVIGLLLLFFIPAAVMAKASDGIVTSSVIILHIYSAGEVSKDLLLNELGIIIVGIGVALIANLYMPSLESKLKEYRLEIEENFKVIFDEIVRYLRTHESSWDGREITETMEMIDEAKALAFRDVENHFRRDENLYYHYFKMREKQFEIIERVLPSVTSIALPVEQGEMIADFIEELSEHIHPGNTALLFLEKLYRMKVSFENMELPKTREEFEARAALLHFVKEMEQYLIIKSSFKGLKDKEMNQSGTAEAN; via the coding sequence ATGAAGTACAGAATTGGCTACCGGACAATCAAGACTGCAGTGGGGACTTCCATTAGCATCATGATTGCACAGATGCTGCAGCTTGATAATTTTGTTTCTGCGGGCATCCTGACTATATTATGCATAAAAGTCACAAAGAAAAAATCACTCCGGGCTTCATGGGACCGATTTTTTGCCTGTCTGCTGGCAATGGCATTTTCTTCTTTGTTTTTTGAGGGCATTGCTTACCATCCGCTTGTAATTGGACTGCTGCTGCTGTTTTTTATTCCGGCAGCTGTCATGGCAAAGGCCAGCGATGGAATTGTAACAAGCTCAGTTATTATTTTGCATATTTATTCTGCAGGAGAAGTCTCAAAGGACCTCTTGCTGAATGAATTGGGCATAATTATTGTCGGAATCGGTGTTGCGCTAATCGCGAACCTTTACATGCCGAGCCTGGAATCGAAGCTTAAGGAATATAGACTTGAAATAGAAGAAAATTTTAAGGTTATCTTTGACGAAATCGTGAGGTATTTGCGTACCCATGAAAGCAGCTGGGACGGCAGAGAAATTACTGAAACAATGGAAATGATCGATGAGGCAAAAGCGCTGGCCTTCAGGGATGTTGAAAACCACTTTCGAAGAGATGAAAATTTATATTATCATTATTTCAAAATGAGGGAAAAACAATTTGAAATTATTGAGAGAGTTCTTCCAAGTGTCACTTCCATTGCACTCCCTGTTGAACAGGGGGAGATGATCGCTGATTTTATTGAAGAATTATCAGAGCATATCCACCCAGGCAATACGGCCCTGCTATTCCTGGAGAAATTGTACCGTATGAAGGTTTCTTTTGAAAATATGGAGCTCCCCAAAACGAGGGAGGAATTTGAAGCACGTGCTGCCCTGCTTCACTTTGTAAAAGAAATGGAACAGTATTTAATTATTAAGAGCTCTTTTAAAGGGTTAAAGGATAAGGAAATGAATCAAAGCGGGACTGCAGAAGCAAACTAA